One Prunus dulcis chromosome 7, ALMONDv2, whole genome shotgun sequence DNA segment encodes these proteins:
- the LOC117636041 gene encoding uncharacterized protein LOC117636041 — translation MLCFRSNPLKIFLLFVSFFFFISLTSGSPDLLNIIRTTAVEVAGERERVGINGVATWPLDTRRFLEENTTVLLLAQQRTSRRDPLNGFNRYTGGWNISNKHYWASVGFTAAPFFVTAGLWFLLFGICLCLVCICYCCCRKEHYGYSRIAYALSLMILIFFTLMAIVGCIVLYTGQDKFHNSTCSMLSYVVDQADTTAENLRNVSDYLSAAKKIGLDAIVLPADIQKSMDDIMGTIKNVANTLSDTTEKNSKRIQDGLDIIRMALIVLAAIMLCLVFIGFLFSIFGLEFLVYCLVIIGWILVTGTIILCGIFLLVHNVFADACVSMDEWVQKQPKVHTALEDVLPCVNKDLAQEVFLRTKDATLYTVTVLNRVINDVANTNSPTVDGPLHFNQTGPPLPPLCNPLLDDRSDRKCIPGEVELQNAGQVWKKYVCQVSAAGVCIGPGRLTPTYYEQMSAFANVSYALYRYGPFFLNLTDCTFVRDAFSDISKQHCPGLRIHSAWIYIGLFLVSAAVMLSLIFWVIYARERRHRVYTKKILSSRVCGESEMELSHQPRSSRCSSSSSRMSFKTPRTSVGFQDKATF, via the exons atgttatGCTTCAGATCAAACCCATTGaaaattttccttctttttgtttccttctttttcttcatttctttaaCTTCCGGAAGCCCTGACCTTTTGAACATTATACGAACAACAG CTGTAGAGGTAGCTGGTGAGAGAGAGCGTGTTGGGATCAATGGGGTGGCGACATGGCCATTGGACACACGgaggtttcttgaagaaaacaCGACTGTCTTATTATTGGCTCAGCAGAGGACAAGCAGAAGAGACCCTCTTAATGGGTTTAACAGATACACAGGAGGCTGGAACATCAGCAATAAGCATTACTGGGCG TCTGTTGGTTTTACCGCGGCTCCCTTCTTTGTCACCGCTGGTTTATGGTTCCTGCTGTTTGGGATATGCTTGTGCCTTGTCTGTATATGTTACTGCTGCTGTCGAAAAGAGCATTATGGCTATTCTAGAATAGcatatgctctctctctcatgatCCTTATCTTCTTCACCCTCATGGCAAT TGTCGGATGCATTGTGCTGTACACTGGTCAGGACAAGTTCCACAACAGTACATGCAGCATGCTGAGTTATGTAGTGGATCAGGCAGATACAACTGCTGAAAACCTCAGGAATGTGTCAGATTATCTTAGTGCAGCTAAGAAGATTGGACTTGACGCCATAGTTCTTCCGGCGGATATTCAGAAGAGTATGGATGACATTATGGGAACCATAAAAAATGTTGCCAATACTCTTTCTGATACAACTGAAAAGAATTCAAAGCGTATACAAGATGGCCTGGATATCAT AAGAATGGCTCTCATTGTTCTTGCTGCTATTATGCTCTGTTTGGTCTTTATAGGATTTT tattttccatttttgggcTGGAATTTCTTGTATACTG TTTGGTGATTATTGGGTGGATTCTTGTCACGGGAACAATCATTTTGTGTGGTATATTTCTCCTCGTCCATAA TGTGTTTGCAGATGCATGTGTCTCCATGGATGAGTGGGTTCAGAAGCAACCCAAGGTTCATACAGCCTTAGAAGATGTACTGCCATGCGTGAACAAAGATTTAGCACAAGAGGTGTTTTTACGGACCAAGGATGCAACCTTATACACTGTGACAGTGCTCAACCGTGTCATCAACGACGTCGCAAATACTAATTCTCCGACCGTCGATGGTCCCTTGCATTTCAATCAGACTGGCCCACCATTACCCCCTCTCTGCAACCCCCTCTTGGATGATCGCTCCGATCGAAAGTGTATCCCTGGTGAGGTCGAACTGCAAAATGCCGGACAG GTATGGAAGAAGTATGTGTGTCAGGTTTCAGCCGCTGGTGTTTGTATAGGTCCTGGGCGGTTGACGCCAACCTATTATGAACAAATGTCAGCTTTCGCGAATGTGAGCTATGCTCTGTATCGTTACGGTCCCTTCTTTCTTAACCTCACAGACTGCACGTTTGTTAGGGACGCATTCTCGGACATAAGCAAACAACATTGTCCCGGTCTGCGAATCCACAGTGCTTGGATCTACATTGGgttgtttttggtttctgCAGCTGTAATGCTGTCCTTGATCTTCTGGGTTATCTATGCCCGCGAACGAAGACATCGTGTCTACACGAAAAAGATTTTGTCGTCGAGAGTTTGTGGAGAATCTGAGATGGAGTTAAGTCATCAGCCTCGGTCCTCCAGgtgctcctcctcctcctccaggATGAGTTTCAAGACTCCAAGGACTTCAGTAGGGTTCCAGGACAAGGCGACATTTTAA
- the LOC117635842 gene encoding uncharacterized protein LOC117635842, whose amino-acid sequence MGIQKPAWLEALYTQKFFAGCSYHETAKKNEKNICCLDCCISICPHCLPSHRFHKLLQIRRYVYHDVVRLEDLQKLIDCKNVQAYTINSAKVVFIKKRPQNRQFKGSGNNCTSCDRSLQEPYIHCSLGCKVDYLLKLNKDLSPFLKKCNSLQLSPDFLVPLSDTGDEEMTSDQTNPHSTIVDCDDPMSSSSSGSSGSENMSMSMNMGYRHHEIVRKKRSGLNYASLCGRSAHKVSDEDMASSMISRRKRIPHRSPLC is encoded by the exons ATG GGAATTCAGAAGCCTGCATGGTTGGAAGCCCTCTATACTCAGAAGTTCTTTGCCGGTTGCTCCTATCATGAAACCGctaaaaagaatgaaaagaatATCTGTTGCTTGGATTGTTGCATCAGTATATGCCCCCATTGTCTGCCATCCCATCGTTTTCATAAGCTCCTTCAAATTCGTCGTTATGTATACCATGATGTTGTCCGATTGGAAGATCTTCAAAAGCTCATAGACTGTAAGAATGTTCAG GCATATACAATCAATAGTGCCAAAGTGGTGTTCATCAAGAAAAGACCTCAGAACAGGCAATTCAAGGGTTCTGGAAACAACTGCACTTCCTGTGACAGAAGTCTTCAAGAACCTTATATCCATTGCTCTCTCGGATGCAAG GTGGACTATCTCCTTAAATTGAACAAGGACCTCTCTCCTTTCCTAAAGAAATGCAACTCTCTTCAACTCAGTCCTGACTTCTTGGTTCCTCTTTCTGATACCGGAGACGAGGAGATGACGAGTGATCAGACCAACCCTCATTCTACAATTGTGGACTGCGATGACCCGATGAGCTCATCATCATCCGGGTCATCAGGGTCCGAGAACATGAGCATGAGCATGAACATGGGATACAGACATCATGAGATTGTCCGGAAGAAGAGAAGTGGACTGAATTATGCTTCATTGTGCGGAAGATCAGCTCATAAAGTTTCAGACGAGGACATGGCCTCGAGCATGATCAGTAGAAGAAAACGCATTCCTCATAGATCTCCTCTGTGttag
- the LOC117634327 gene encoding uncharacterized protein LOC117634327 codes for MAAASSRRSSCGPVIRSASPAGRFHNTQYSSSSAFASSTSSFSSRSSSFFQRAASPTRLNLASSSPSAQSVRFSLDRPISPSRSISVTPHGNGNHHNAVKSRQISNQKRTCMCSPTNHPGSFRCSLHKNFGSHVTASAPYSQNRLNARRSAMTNSLVRIGGVEGDLVRRALSALIRPSSHSQRRRADFRPRPSRLSTMSKSHE; via the coding sequence ATGGCAGCAGCAAGTTCTAGAAGATCATCGTGCGGGCCAGTCATCCGCTCGGCTTCACCGGCTGGAAGATTCCACAACACTCAGTATTCGTCCTCCTCAGCCTTCGCCTCCTCCACTTCCAGCTTCTCTTCCCGCTCCTCCAGTTTTTTCCAGCGCGCCGCCTCTCCCACGCGCCTCAACCTCGCCAGCTCCTCACCCTCCGCCCAGTCCGTACGCTTCTCCCTTGACCGCCCCATCTCCCCGAGCCGCTCCATCTCTGTCACTCCACATGGCAACGGCAACCACCACAACGCCGTGAAGAGCCGTCAGATCAGCAACCAGAAGCGCACCTGTATGTGTTCCCCTACGAATCACCCCGGTTCGTTCCGTTGCAGCCTCCACAAGAACTTCGGCTCCCACGTGACCGCTTCGGCACCCTACTCGCAGAACCGCCTCAACGCTCGGAGATCGGCGATGACGAACTCGCTCGTGAGAATCGGCGGCGTCGAAGGCGATCTGGTGCGGCGCGCTTTGTCCGCTTTGATTCGCCCCTCTTCCCACAGCCAAAGGAGAAGAGCCGATTTCCGGCCCAGGCCCAGCCGGCTCTCCACCATGTCCAAGTCACACGAGTAA